CCGCGGCGCGCACGGCGGCGTCGTCGACGGGGCGGTCGCTGGTCACGGTGACCGCGCCGCTGGCGAGGTCGACCGACACGTCGGTGACGCCGGGGATCTGCCCGACCTCGGCGCTCACCGAGCCGACGCAGTGGGCACAGGTCATACCGCTGACGGCAAAGGTCTTCGTCTCCATGCCGTCACGATACCCCGTACCCCCTGGGGGTATCAAGCGAGACCTAGACCACGATGCTCACCATGCGGCCGGGCACCACGATCACCTTGCGCGGGTCGCGGCCGCCCAGGTGATCACCGACCGCGGCCAGCGCCGCCTCGCGCACCGACTCCTCCTCGGCGCTCGCGGAGATCTCGACCCGCCCGCGGACCTTGCCGTTGACCTGCACCGGGTACGTGACCGAGTCCGCCACCAGCAGCGCCGGGTCGGCGACCGGAAACTCGACGTACGCCAGGGAGCCCGAGTGGCCCAGCTTCTGCCACAGCTCCTCGGCGATGTGCGGGGCGAACGGCGACAGCATCAGCACCAGCGGCTCGGCCACCTCGCGCGGCGTGGCCGGCAGCGGCGTGACCGCGTTGGTCAGCTCGAT
The window above is part of the Phytohabitans houttuyneae genome. Proteins encoded here:
- a CDS encoding heavy-metal-associated domain-containing protein — protein: METKTFAVSGMTCAHCVGSVSAEVGQIPGVTDVSVDLASGAVTVTSDRPVDDAAVRAAVDEAGYELVG